The Trichoderma breve strain T069 chromosome 2, whole genome shotgun sequence DNA segment CGTATCGTCGATGGTGGCCTCGTTagcaaagtacatgtaaatTGCCGGAAGTTTCCGCCGGTCCAGCTTGGCAGAGGAAATCCTCCAGCCCCGTCGGCCACTGCCGAAGGAAAAGACGATGAATGGCTATCTTTAGACAATCAATCAACAAACATTTGGGGGCGATGTGCTGCTGTGCTCGTACTGGAGAACACCAACTCCACGGCAGTGCAGCGTAGCATAGTACTACTGCAGTATCCCTAACCTCCATTCAAATTGTCTCGCGCTTTTGCTGATGCGGCAGACAGGGCTAGCCCTGtgttggagaagcagcaacgTTGTGAGTGTTGGATCCTATCCCGGCTCCTGACTTGACAGGCGGATGGCACGACTGCAAGTATAAACCCTGTCTGCTTCGTAGGGAGGCAGCACTTTTGCTGTAGCACCACCACTGCTAGCACTAGGTTAGCATCAACACAGCTCGCGCGCGTTCAATTGCTTCCCTCATGTTGTAAGATTGCCCAGACAAAGAGCCAAAGCTGTGCGGGGGCGATAGTTGGGGGCGCGCTCTCCCGCCTAGGGTTGGCAGCTCGACAccgccaaagccaaaccCACGATGCCGGTGCGCGCGCAACGGCCGCAGGTTGAGTGGCTTGAAAGTCGGCAGATGCAACTGACGCACTCGCATGGCTGGGCTCGACTTGTATCTAAGCACACCAAGAGCAAGGGAGCTTTCTGCAGATCCAAGCGCGGCGGGGAATCATTCGGTTGCCTGGCTAGTCGTCTATCCTCGTACAGTCGTAGCCgtagaagcagaagcaacgaGGCCTGTGCTGCGTATCCGCACGTCAAGAGGGGCGGGGGGGCTGGACGAAGACAAGCAACGTCAGTGCATCGAATGGCAGAGCGTCAAAAGGCTTGTCGAGGCAGGGAACCTTGGGTATTCCCTGTCCGAGGGGACGTGCAACCAATCAGTCGGCCCTGTCGTCATGCAGACAGGCACCTCATGCATAAACCTgattgagaaagaagagggccTGGAAAGGAAGCTGATGCCACTACGAACCAGGTTCTAAGGATCAAATCGAGTCCCTGTCCTGCTAGCAAGCCCTGCTGGTCGTCAAATCCAACATTTACGATATATCTGAGCAGCAGATTGCGAGTTACAATGACTTGAGGACTATACTAAAATGTAAGTACGGCATCTACTATGGAGCTCGAGCATCCCCTTACCAGCCCTACCAGCTTTGACGGATTGGATTGAAGCCACCAACCCTTGCTGCATATGCACATGCCTTTCCAATATAGTAGAAGAGGCTAATCTGATAGGCCTATTATCCgggtcatcatcatcctacacgtacgagtacgtgtgCCTATGAACGCAGACGAGGCACGCACGCTCCCTGTCCGTCATTATACATTATATtgctctccttttcttttgcattgaGCTGTTGTGAGATGTGATAACTGTGGGCTCTATACTATATGTGACCTCTCTTCTACTTGTACGAAGAAACGTGTGTAGCATTTAGTTACCATGTATCACAGCACCTGGACACTTCCAGTATCCCCTACTAGGAGGTAGGCCGTCAAACAGGCTTTTAGCATGAGTTGCCTTGATATTCACAGGCCAGGGCAAGGAAGCTACATGTCCAACCTCGCAGAAACACCAGACCCTGTGATTCCAGGAGCGCAACCAGAGCCTCTggaaagatgagatgaagtgAAGATAGAATTTCTCGTGCATGGCGCTTGTCATAGCTCGAATAGCCACTTGCCCCAAGCGCTCGCGCTACCTGTACTTACATGCACTTGAAGAACCACAAACCACGAGGAAACGAACCACTGTCACCGTCGAGTGGCATGCAAGTGTGCGCCTTTGACATGtgcctcagcagcctcgcGCAGTTGTGGGgaactactccgtactccgtacatacaaTGCGAGGCCGATGCTTATTACCTAGTAGTTGATTCGCGCTATCCCATCCGGAGTCTGCGGGATGGGAGGCTCCTTTGGCTCCATCCTACGAGCACGGCATGGTTCAATTCTCATCTTAGAATAAGTAACGCTCATGTCGACTGTCACCACTCCACCCTAATATCAGTGATCGCCCTTGGCGTACAGCTTGCTTCGTACCTCTGCGAATTACAGCGCGCCGTCATCCATTTCGCATTGTGGAATACGAGCGTGAGATGCTTATGTCGCCGGACTCTGGTTGCGAACTCCGTGCTCCTGGGATATAAGATCTGGAGTCCGGAAGCACAAAGGATCAGTATTGTACGATCGCCCTTGGCGCCCGCCCGCTCTATCTGTATGCCCGAATGCCTTGCGCAAGACCATCCGGTAACGCTGTTCGGCATCAAAGATAGATGGCCTAATTGCAGATAGTACTTCTCACCTTTGTATTTAGTAGATGTCTGGTACCTGCATCTGGTACCTATTAGTACATATTGAAGCCACTCGAACGATATGGATGTCTGGGGCACTTCACTTCGCACAACTGACAGTCCCACACTACATGAATAATGCGAACACTTGATTACGTTTTGTCACTGCTTATGAGAGCTAGCCACACCCAAGACCCATGGAATCGAGCTCGACGGGCCAATGCTTAATCCGCGCCAAGATCCATATAggtggccatcatcatgtcATGTCTCATGGTCCTGATGATTGATCAACCAGTCAATTTGCTTGCCTGGTACCTGACCCCTAGGTTGCGCAACGCGGACTCCTTGAAGCTTCTCTCTCCGCGGCCAGTTACTGGTCGAGAGTTGTTGCCCCTCACCCCTGACTCGACAACTTGCTGTTGATTGTGGTTACAACTTGGGTATGAAAGCAAGACTTGACAGCCCTGGAGGACAAAAGAACCCTTCCAGGAGGGCCGCCGGGGTTCTGCAGAACAGTTGATCGAGGTGTTGTGATTTGGTCTTCTGCTGTAACATTCGGATTCCCGACTCTTGCGTTCGGGTCCGTCAAGTCCGTATCATCCATGGACCTCAGCTGGCAGGGAGGCGAAGGAAAAATCCTTCTGGATGCACTgcgtacaggtacaagcCGCCACTGCCCCGACCAGGCCACAGGTCGTGTGCCTGTACTTGTCTCCCCTCGCGAGCTGCTGGACTGCACTGAGCAGATACCGCTGGAACGGCACAGCTGCACTGTCTTGCGGGCACTAAAGGCGTCCGCCTAACCCCAAAGACGCCCAGTGCAGCCCACCCTGTCAGCGCCAGCCCTCTAGTACCTGCCTGGGAGACAGGCGCATGCAAAGTCTGGGCCCAAGCACCCAAGcaccaagcagctcgaggcaAGAATCAGGCCAAGCCCCTTGCCCCTGTCCTTGTTTCTCTGGACACCCCCCCTTGCACTGTCTTGGAGTTGCAGACGCCCCTCCTGTCTGTTCTGTCCCGTTTGGTACCACCCACGCATTTagcccttgtccttggccaACCCCAAAAGTCCGCATCCTGCTACGAGTTACAACGCCAGCGCCTGCCCCTCTGTTATCCAATACCTCAGGTTTATACTTAGGTTGtactttctgctactgcCCGCGTCAACCACAGAGTTCCAACTTTGCCAAAAACACCAAACGCTGCCAAATCCCGCTGCCTCCAGCCGAGAATTTGGGACTCTGGATTGATTTCGCGGATTGCCGGACGAATTCGCCGCCGCTTCCGTCTCGTTTCGCTCTCAGTCTTTCGATTCTCTCTGCGGCCGCTGTGCAGCTTTGCGCGACCACATACCGAGGCGCCGGGGTCGCCACTTTCCGGTGTTAATGTACATGAACTCACGAGCCCGACGCTGATATCAATACCACATTACCATACCTATCTATATACCAACCTGACGTCCATACCTATACCTGCCTACCTTATATCTTATATCTATACCGGTACCGATATTCATCTCTTTACACGCTCGCAACGACCCGCTTGACGACCGATCCACGAAAGCGCATCCTTTGCCGTCATGGCCTCTAATGACCCTTCCATTCGTCGCATTCTGCCGCAGGACTCCCAGAACGCCCAGAGCGTCGGCATGAACAGCTATACTTTTGCGCCTCAGCAATACCCCCAGAGGGAAACTCAGAAGAGTGAGAATCACGAGCTCCGTTTTCCACTGCTAGTAGACTAGCAAATGTCGTAAACTAACCGTCGTCTGTCCAATCTAGACTATGTCTTCGTTGACGAGCACAACCGTCATAAGCGGCTCAAAGGTACTTCGGATCCTGCCGTATAGAACCATGGTGACCAAAATTGCTGACAATGCTCCACAGTCATGAGAGCCTGCGAAGGCTGCCGGAGAAGAAAGATCAAGTGCGATGCGGCCACCACGAACACTTGGCCTTGCAGTGCCTGCATTCGCCTCAAGCTTCACTGCGTCCGCCCAAATGGATATGATGGCGCAACTGATTCGACGACCTACGAGGCTTTTGTCCCGCCGACGAACCAATTCCAACAAATGGGAATGCCATCCCACCAGCAGGGACAAGCTTCCCTCAAATCCGAACAAGACGTCTATGCGCCGCAGGCCGGCTATCCCGACGcagcttcggcttctttcCAAACTCTTCCCTACGATGCTTCACAGCCCCAGCACAATCTTCACTACACTACGGTCCCCCCGCAAATGTCCATGGTAGATCAGCATGTCGCCCCTCAGGATGCATTCCCAACGCCTCCCATGCAACAGTCGTCGCAGCCGGGCTCATCACCAGGTGCATATTCCGCCGACTCTTACCAGCAGCAGGATTTAGCGGATCTCTTGGGCGGCCTCAAGATGAATGAGATCGGAACAGGTATGAATTGCGAGCCCTAAGCTGTAATATACCACCTTGCTGACTAACCCTCCACAGCGCCATATCTAAGGAACAAGGCCTCTTTCAGACGTGAGGAACCGGCAgttgaggatgatgatgacctggATCTACCCCCCATCTCGATCGGCCCAGGGCACAGGATTCGCATCCCTCCAGAATTGATGCCGGATGATGGAACTGCGATTCACTATTTCGACCTCTACTTCACCCACGTTCATCCTTACGTCCCGGTGCTCAACCGATCAATGTTTTACCGCCAATGGGCTACTGCCAGGGAATCAATTTCCCCGTTAATCCTCGAAGCTCTGTTCGCTATTGGAGGGCGGCTAGCAGATGAACCAGCACAGGGCCAACAATGGCTGGCGCTAGCATCAAGTACGTTGCCCCTTATTTTACTCAATGCCAGCATACGTCGAGACCTTTTATACTAACACGAGTCTAGGACATGCAGATGCTTTCATGGATGTTCCTCGCCTAAGCACACTGCAGGCACTTTTGATGATTCTCAAGGCCAGAGAAGCCGCACCGAAGCGAGGTTACTACTACCGCTCATGGATGACCGTTGTTCAATGCGTTCAAATGGCCAAGGATCTTGGTTTAGAAGAGCATTACGAGGAGCACCAGGCGGGTCGGCCTTGCGAATATAGCCCGACGGATTGCCAGCTGCGAACTCGAATCTGGCAGACAGTCTTTGTTTGCGAAGTCATGGTGGGAACTCCACAAGGTCGCTACAACTTGGCTGTCGACATTGATTCTGTAGACTTCAACGTTCCAAAACCAATCCCCGGTGGAGACGATGCCGAATACCACGTATCGCGCAACTTCACCTACTTTGCTCGCAATGTGCGAAATATTGCCAGGATAACCAGCATTTATGTGCGCCTTAGGAAGAGAAAGGATTGGGGAGTCGACCCCGAGTTTCAGCAAATGGACCAGCACTTCAACGCCTTCTTGGCAGAACTTCCTGCTGACCTTAGCGTTACGTTTCCTCCGGACGGCTCAGCGCCCTGGCTACCGTCGCCGTTCCTTGGCAACCTGCACTCATATTACTATCTGACCCTGATCTTATTCCACCGACCTCAGCTGTCATTCCTGGACCCGACTACCCAGGAAGCTCAATGGAAGCATCACATGATGATTTGCTACAATTCGGCTCGTGCTCTCTGCCGTcttcaagaagctgttgTCAACTCATTTGGAACCATGGGGCTACAGTGCATGCAGCGCGGCTTCAGTTTCACTGTCTACGCTGGGCTCTCATGCATTGTGCTTCATCTAGTAAGCCGCGCTCAGTTCTTTACTCCCCCTTGTACTCTGCgcagagagaaaaaaagaaaaaaaagttattatcCGTATATATTGCACAAGTCTAACTCTCGAAACTAGGTCGCGATTGTCTCTCCAGACCCCGATCTCCACACCGATGCGCGAGAATTCTTTACCCGCCACATGAGAATCATGGAAAAGGTGATGGAGGCGTGGCCAATGCCAGAGTTGCAGCGACAGATCGACGCCGTCCGGGAGGCTTTTTCAGCTGACGTTAGGAAGCCTTTTGTTCTGAAGCCCTCTTTCCCCTACGGAAGccctcatccatctcatagTGCTAGTCCCCCGGGATATCGCGGCATGCAACGCGCTGGCTCCATGGAACAAGCACTGGATTCGAGCGGCAATCAAACAGTCAGTTACATAAGCCATCCCATATCACCTCCAATTTCTACCGGCGGTCTGGACAGTAAGAGTGACTCCCCATCTGCACAGTCGCTCGTTATGATGCCGCAGGCAGTCGGCCCCGGCATTTCACCGAACATGGCCCTGCCAGAGCAGCCAGCTTGGAACCCGGCTAGGATTTTTGAGTAGGTTTCTACCAGCGAACTTggaatttttctttcttccctttgtctctcccccctctctctcttaccATCTATTTCCTCCCAGTTCTACTTCCCCTCCTTAATCTCACTCCCCCATTACATCCCTCTACCATGTCTAAGATGTATTCATTCTTTGCAATATACACCCACGGATTGATGGACTAACACGGACACTAGACAATGGAACACCACATTTGGTACGCCCGCCCATACCGAGCCCAACCCTGTTTCCCCGGCCAGTTCTCTGAACGTTGCCTCGTCCTCAGGTGCACCCGAAGTCCCTACACTTGAAGACATTCAAGCTGTAAACTCCTCGCTGCCGTCCGGCTCACAACACAGCATTTCCCCACATCAATATGTGGCTGCGCCTGTGCCGAATTTCGTCACGCCCGCGATGTGGCAGGAGTCTGTGGCCAGCGTATACGAAGGCGGTCTCAAACGTGGATGGGATTACGACGGGACCCAACCGGCAATGAAGCGCCGCTAGCGGCCTTCTCGAACCGAAAGAACGTCCATGGCTTCTGGCTTCTGGCCCCTAGCTCCCCACGGCCTCCAGCGCAGGACTCGATCCAGACGCGACCTCCGACTGAGGAACTACGATTGACGGTTCTCAACCGATTGGCTCATGCAGGGTCATGACGCCATTCGCGGCATTGACGATGGACGGTTTCATAACGACACATATTATTTATCGggtcctcttttcttcactttcttcttcatctttatGGTCATGTATAGTTATCTCCCCATGCTTTGTTGTTTCATCCTTGGTTCGATTTGTTTTGCATGCGCTgggcgaagatgagctgCTAGGCtaatttcttttcatctttgtccctttttattacttattCATTTCTTGGGGTGTGGATTTCGTGCTATTGGGACGCGATCATCCACGACGATCAATGATGGTTTTGGCAACAAGTTGTGAAGATGGATATTAAAACAAGGGGAGGCTCGGGAACAGAAAGAGGCGCTCTGGCAAAACAAAAGCAGTATTTGATAACCAGCAACGCCCTGCGGGCTGTACTGGTGGAGGACTTAATGAATCTATGATGGGCAAATTTGGCGGTGTTGCAGGTCGATTCACACATCTTCTCAGTTCTTACTTCCTGGTGCATCCATCGGCTCTGTCGGAATCTCGGGAATTGCAGGATTGGCTTGTGTGTGTAGTACATATCATTGGTGTTTACGGTGATGCATAACGGATCTTTATTACGAACACGGCCTCTGTTGGCTATGGGAACAGCGGCATCATGTACAAGACAATGGGCAATGTTGACATATTTGGTATGGTTTTACAGAGGTGTTGAGTCTTTTGGATACAAAATCAAGGTGCGGAGTTTCAGGGATTGGAGATGTatgtgcatgtatgtacgagtaatatGATTAGAAGTACTCTCAGGACCCACGGGGAACGCGCTGGGTTTCTTGTGGGGTGCATTGCTGGGCTGAAAGCGGAATTGAACGAAATAAAGCCGAACTTGTGTTAATTAACGGCGTACGGGCCGGGCGAGCGGACTCTGCTTTGTGGGTTGATGTCCATGTCATGTCGAGTTGGCGGCTGGAGCCGTCCGTCGTACGAAGCAATTTGATGAGGCCCAGATAACGAGAGAATGCCGTACAGGCTTGATGCTAATGCTACGGAGCAGACACGCGATGCTACATGAGGCGCCGCTGATATATTGGGACGAAGTGATGATGTGGAGATGTTTCGGAAAGAGTCTCAAGGACGAAGTTGTCGTTTAGCCGAGCAGGGTTGGCGGAACGTTCCGTAGGTAGTTGGAtgtatcttttttttgaGGTTGTACAAGCCCGGAGGATAAAAGATGGttctgtacgagtacgataTATTATAGGATGGAGgctaaagagagagagagagacctGAAGCAGGGAGGGGGGTGGCGAGCGTTGGGCTTAGGGCCAACCAGTCTCGCGATCTGGGCAAGATGCAAGCATGCATGTACTTAGCAGAACCACCTTTGTTTGTTGCTCTTTATGTATATAGATGTACATGTTCCGCAGGGCGCTATTACATACTAGTACCAAGAAACACTGTACTCGTAATGAGTACCTATGCGTAAGAACAGCCGTGCGTATGTAGACTGCATGTATGCTGTATGCATGTACGTGTGCATACAGTTATATGTACAAGTACGCCCTCGGTTCGGGATATGGGGTGGGAGGAGCCCAGCCAACAGATTGATAAGAGTAAGTAAGAGGCGTCtgggggagaaagaaaagagaggggCGGCGCTAaatgagcttcttgaaggGTCTGGGGAACTTTTTTGCTCGAGGCCGCGTTTAGTTTGGGGCCGTGatgaaggggggaggggagagtgtgtgtgtgggagagtgagatggagggaggatgtgatttgatttgatttgatttgatttggaTATATTTGGTATATTTGGAGAAATATTATTGTTGGTTTCTTGCTAGCATATGTGGAGGTTGTATTTGTTGAAGACTTGATTGATCTATTGCTATTCATCAATAGCAGGAGTTTAAGCACTGAGCTTCGAGCAAACGAGGATTTTACTGGAATCCTACACATGGCCCATGCTTCAAACTATTAATCGGCGTATGGAGTATTGTTACATACAGTACGGGGTTGATAGGGCAGAAACGACTATGTGGAGATTCTGGGGCAAATGcttcctctgcttctctctACTCGACCTGGGCTAATTAGGCTATATCTATGTGGGCATATTCTGACCAtctctttttgccctcttcttggcttGTTGTTGGTCCTGTTGATGCATGTTCctgggagaaaaaaagtttcGATGAGGAGGGAGGGCGTGTGGGAGTGGGAGTTAAGAAGATTGATTATTGGTCGTATTCGAAGAGTATTACGAATTACACTTACATGATACACATGCAATGTGATGAGATTGTGGGAACGGTTGCAGTGTCCTTTTTGCTAGGGCTGTTTTCTAATTCGTCTGATATTactttttccccttttttAAATTGTAAACTGGACTGGCGTTGGTTAAAAGTACGAAGGAGTACAGGTGGTATATGGAGTTACATGTAATGTACGGCATATGCATGCATATGCGTGATAATAACGAGCAAGGAGGGGGGGGGAGGATTTAGACAGCATGGATGGAATGCATTGTTTAGTTTTGTGGGGGGGGGGAGTGAAAAATGCCGAGGCTTGATTTTTCTGGAGCCTATCGGATCTATGAGGTTTGTATCGGAGGtaacaagaagaaaggacAAAATAGCATGTGAGAGGGACTGGGGGGTTGGTTCCGGGATGTGGTGTGGGTGGTGTGATTTACTGGGTTGCGATATTTTtcatttattattttttgGGGAGGGGGGGGACTTGTTCTGTTTTGGGGAGGTCAAGGTGAAGTTCGGTGAGGAAATGAAAGTGTCTTAATGTGACGCGAGGTGAAGAATgtcttggctttttggcGGGGTCGAGGATTGTTTCATAGTGCGGCAAAATGGAGTGAAATCTTTCTATTCTGGAGAATCCTTTGGAGTCGTGAAATTTTCTACAGCTGGAATATAATTTTGCTGGAATTATATATGAGATACGCGTATGAAGTGTCCGTCTCGTTTTTTCAAAGTCCACGATGTTACATTCCACCACggggaagacaaagacatAACAACACAGGCCAAGCGCGGCATCTCAACGAAAACTTCTAGAAAAGTTCCAATCCCGAAGCTATGGAATTGCAATCGTTCTATGCCAGACGCTACTGCTAGCACGGTTCGTCCGCGATGGTATGCAGCTCGGGTCACATCCCGTTGATGGGGAACGGGCATGTTACTTGTTTTGTTCCTAGCGTTTGGCTTGATGGATTTTCTTGTGGATAGgtgagatggcgatggaggttgtttatatatatagcaTAGAGCTAGCGAGATGATTCGTGGTTGGTTGTTATAGGTTATATAGAACGCTGCGTCTTAATAGGATATGTAATACAAGTAAGGTAGTCGTAATATCGAGACAAGACCATCCATACACCAGATGTATTCGTAAATTGGCACAATGTTAGTCCCAGGACAAACTATGCCGCCTTCTCTGCCACTGCCCTCTTCTCAATCTTGCTCTTGACTGCATCCCAGATCCACGCCTCAGTCAAgtccttgcccttcttgcccttgggcttcttcttctccacgccAGCCTCCTGCACGCCAAACTTGGTCATGGCCCGCAAGTTGTACCACTTCCTCGTCTCGTTCTCCGCGATAGCGCCCTCGGCGTCTCGCACGTagttgacgatgccgaagcgTCGCTTTGCTGGCCGCAGGTGACCTACCTGCATGGTGCTGTAGCGAGGTTTTGCGATGGCGCTCATGGTGGTGAGAGTGAGCTCGGTAGAAGGGGGCAAGGCGTGGATGAAGCGCTTAAGGACTGGGCGGCTGGTGCGGGCGACGGAAGGTAGATGGATGTAAATGTGTGAGACAAAGGGGGATGTGGTGTATGCCACGAAAAATAGGGGAATGAGGCCGCAGAGGGCAACTGGACGAGTTAGTCGTGACGACCAATCTTGTATCATCTAGGTGAT contains these protein-coding regions:
- a CDS encoding fungal specific transcription factor domain-containing protein, which translates into the protein MASNDPSIRRILPQDSQNAQSVGMNSYTFAPQQYPQRETQKNYVFVDEHNRHKRLKVMRACEGCRRRKIKCDAATTNTWPCSACIRLKLHCVRPNGYDGATDSTTYEAFVPPTNQFQQMGMPSHQQGQASLKSEQDVYAPQAGYPDAASASFQTLPYDASQPQHNLHYTTVPPQMSMVDQHVAPQDAFPTPPMQQSSQPGSSPGAYSADSYQQQDLADLLGGLKMNEIGTAPYLRNKASFRREEPAVEDDDDLDLPPISIGPGHRIRIPPELMPDDGTAIHYFDLYFTHVHPYVPVLNRSMFYRQWATARESISPLILEALFAIGGRLADEPAQGQQWLALASRHADAFMDVPRLSTLQALLMILKAREAAPKRGYYYRSWMTVVQCVQMAKDLGLEEHYEEHQAGRPCEYSPTDCQLRTRIWQTVFVCEVMVGTPQGRYNLAVDIDSVDFNVPKPIPGGDDAEYHVSRNFTYFARNVRNIARITSIYVRLRKRKDWGVDPEFQQMDQHFNAFLAELPADLSVTFPPDGSAPWLPSPFLGNLHSYYYLTLILFHRPQLSFLDPTTQEAQWKHHMMICYNSARALCRLQEAVVNSFGTMGLQCMQRGFSFTVYAGLSCIVLHLVAIVSPDPDLHTDAREFFTRHMRIMEKVMEAWPMPELQRQIDAVREAFSADVRKPFVLKPSFPYGSPHPSHSASPPGYRGMQRAGSMEQALDSSGNQTVSYISHPISPPISTGGLDSKSDSPSAQSLVMMPQAVGPGISPNMALPEQPAWNPARIFEQWNTTFGAPEVPTLEDIQAVNSSLPSGSQHSISPHQYVAAPVPNFVTPAMWQESVASVYEGGLKRGWDYDGTQPAMKRR